TTCAGTTACTTCTTCAGTAGATTCAAATTCAAAATCTTTATTTGTAGAGAAAACAAAACCACCTAAATCTTCTAAACTAGACATTTTTTTTGCCATACCTTATTATTTTAAAATAAAAAGACACTGAAAAATTCAGTGTCTTTAATCTTATATAAATTTACAGATTATTTTTTAATTAATCCTAATTCTACCAATCTTTCGTATAAAAATTCTCCAGCGGTAATGTCTTCATATTGTTTTGGATGATTTTCATCAATACAATTTTCTAAACAATTAAGCGGCATAGAGCTTATTGGGTGCATAAAGAAGGGAATAGAATAACGTGATGTACCCCATAATTCTCTTGGTGGATTCACAACTTGGTGAATGGTAGATTTTAAACGGTTGTTAGAATGGCGTGATAACATATCACCTACATTAATAACTAACTGATCATCTTCTGCAATAGCATCAATCCATTCGCCTTTGTGATTTTGCACTTGCAGTCCTTTACCTTGAGCTCCCATTAATAAGGTAATTAAATTGATATCGCCGTGAGCTGCAGCGCGAACTGCATCTTTTGGTTCGTCTAAAATAGGAGGGTAGTGAATTGGGCGTAAAATTGAATTTCCGTTTTTAACGTAGTTGTCAAAATAAAATTCATCTAATCCTAAAAAAATAGCTAAAGCACGTAATACGTAAACTCCAGTTTTCTCTAGCATTTTATAAGCTTCTTTAGTTGTAGCATTAAACTCAGGTAATTCTTCAACTAAAACATTTTTTGGGTATTCAGCTTCTAATATCGGATCGTTCTCAACAAATTGACCAACATGCCAAAATTCTTTTAAATCTCCAACTTTTCTGCCTTTAGCCGATTCTTTTCCGAAAGAAACATAACCGCGTTGCCCGCCAATTCCAGGAACAATGTACTTTTCCTTAGTTTCGATAGGTAATTCGAATAAGTTTTTAACTTCTTTATATAAGTCGTCAACCAATTTAGGTTCTAAAAAGTGACCACTTAATGCTACGAAACCAATTTCTTCGTAGGCTTTTCCGATTTCATTTACAAATTTTTGTTTACGTACCGGGTCATCCGATAGGAAATCACGTAAGTCAACACTAGGAATGTTTTGCATTGTACTTAGTAGTTTGTATAATTTTTACAAAAGTATAAAATAAATGGTTTGCTTGTTTAAAAAGATGCCATTAAGGTTTAGTTTTTTGCAATTAATCAAAAAATTTATAAAATTCGCTATAAGAATGTTGTAAATCTAACACCAAAGCATTGGCTTTGTTAGTATCGGTTTCTAAATTTAGTGATTTTACCAAAATCATATGCGGATGTAACCATTTGTGCAATTCTTCATGTGCTTGGCCCGTCATGGTACAACTTTTAATTAATTGATTGTTTTGTTGCTTAACCTGATCTGCCAAAGCCTTAAAATCGGTTTGTCCTTCTTGAATAAAAGCATTTACCAAAGCTTCTCCTTGAGATACAAAAGGTTTCATTTCAGGGTTTACAGCCCATTTTTCGCCTTTGTTAAGTTCCAATCCGTTCGGATTAGTTTGGGGTTGGTTTACTATTTTTGTTGTTAATTCATCAACTTCTACTAGCTCGTTTTTCTGATTGCAACTGATGCAAAATCCAACACAGATACTTAAATAAATTATTTTTTTTATCATAATTTTTACAGCTTAGTTTAAAGAATAACTTACATATAATAAAGAAATAATGCTGTATTTATTGCTTTTACTTGCATTTTTTATTCAACTTAAAATACTTTTTGGGTAAATGATTAATTTCAGACTTTTTCTTCCCGAATTATTTTTTTATAAAAAAAGGTTAATTAAATTAGTAACTTCATAATGTAATTTATTTTTTTAAGTCAAATACATAAATAATAAAAACACAATTAACTAACTAACAAAAACAAGAATGAGTTATTACCAAATTGAAAATTTAGAAGAATATTTTAAACATTATAAAAAATCGATTCGCGAACCTAAAAAGTTTTGGGGTAAAATTGCTGAAGAAAACTTTACTTGGTACCAAAATTGGGATAAAGTTTTAGAAGGAGATTTATTTCAGGCCAATGTAAAATGGTTTAGCAATGCAAAGTTAAATATTGTAAAAAATTGTTTAGATCGTCATTTAAGTAAACGTGGTAACAAAAACGCAATCATTTTTGAACCCAATAATCCGGACGAACCAAGTCAATTTATTACATACAACGAGCTTTACGAACGTGTTTGTAAAATGGCAAACGTTTTACTAGAACAAGGCGTTAAAAAAGGAGATCGTGTTTGCATTTATTTACCAATGATTCCGGAATTAACCATTTCTATCTTAGCTTGTGCGCGTATTGGTGCCATTCATTCGGTAATTTTTGCTGGTTTTTCTGCATCAGCTTTAGCTTCACGTATTGAAGATTGCGGAGCAAAGCTTGTAATTACTTCAGACGGAGCGTTTCGCGGAAATAAAGTTTTAGATTTAAAAGCAATTGTTGACGAAGCTTTAACGCAAACGCCAGAAGTTGCTAAAGTTTTACTTGTAAAACGTACCAATAACAAAATTAACATTGTACCAAATCGTGATTTATGGGTTGATGATTTGCTAGCAGCCGCATCATCAAACAGCGTGGCCGAAGTTATGGATGCCGAAGATCCATTGTTTATTTTATATACTTCTGGTTCTACCGGAAAGCCAAAAGGCATGTTACATACAACAGCTGGATATATGGTTTATGTAGGCTACACGTTTAAAAATTTATTTAATTATAAAGAAGATGATATTTTTTGGTGTACTGCCGATATTGGCTGGATTACCGGACATTCGTACAATTTATACGGCCCGTTATTAAACGGAGCAACAACGGTTATTTTTGAAGGCGTACCATCGTACCCAGATTTTGGTAGGTTTTGGCAAGTTATTGAAAAACATAAAATTACCCAATTTTATACCGCACCAACAGCCATTCGTGCCTTAGCAAAAGAAAATTTAAGTTTTGTAGATAATCACGACTTAAGTTCTTTACGCGTTTTAGGTTCGGTTGGAGAACCAATTAATGAAGAAGCTTGGCACTGGTACAACAACCACGTAGGACAAAAAAAATGTCCAATTATTGATACATGGTGGCAAACCGAAACCGGTGGTGTTTTAATTTCTGCTTTACCATTTATTACGCCAACCAAACCAACCTATGCAAGTTTACCTTTACCAGGGGTTTTACCGGTTTTAATGGATGATAAAAGAAATGAGATTGATGACAACCAAGTTGTAGGTAATTTATGTATTAAACAACCATGGCCGGGCATGGCTAGAACCATTTGGGGCGATCACCAACGTTTTATTGATACGTATTTTACTGCTTTTCCAGGTAAATATTTTACTGGAGATGGTGCTTTACGTGATGAAGTTGGTTATTATAGAATTACAGGCCGTGTAGATGATGTTGTAATTGTTTCTGGTCATAATTTAGGAACAGCTCCGATAGAAGATGCAATTAACGAGCATCCGGCGGTTGCAGAATCTGCTATTGTTGGTTATCCGCACGATGTAAAAGGAAATGGATTGTACGGTTTTGTTACTTTAAAAGAAATTGGAGAATACCGCGATCGTAACAACTTAATTAAAGAAATTAACGAACAAATTGCAACCAGCATCGGACCAATTGCAAAATTAGATAAAATTCAGTTTGTTGAAGGTTTACCTAAAACCAGATCGGGTAAAATTATGCGACGCATTTTACGTAAAATTGCCGAAGGAGATTTTTCTAATTTTGGAGATACATCAACCTTATTAGATCCAGAAATTGTTGATAAAATTAAAGACGGTAAAATCTAAATAAAAAAAATCCCAAACATTGTTTGGGATTTTTTTTATTTTTTAAACGCTGTACCAAGTAATTAAATAAATAGCTAATAGCGCTAAAACAATTCCAACTGCGTTTATTTTATTTATTTTTTCTTTAAAAATAAAATAACCTACAATGGTTGATAAAATAATAACTCCCAAATTCATTGTGACAAAAACAATAGTAGGATTATCTTTTAAAACCTGATGTGCTTTTATGTAGGTATAAATATTACCAAAATTTAAAGTTCCTAATAAAAGCCCCCATTTTATAGTATTTAAATTATAAACAACTTTCGGTTTTTTAAGCAAAGCAATTACAGAACTAATTATAAAAGCTAAAGTAAAAATAAATAATAGGGAAGAGGTGTACGAAATGTTTTGAATTAAAGCAATTTGTTTAAACAAAACATCAACCAAACCATAGCCTAATAACACCAAAATAGGCATAAAATAAAACGATGTGTTTTTTGTAATACCTTTTTTGTATAAAATTAAAAATATCGCTAAAAATCCAAGCGCTAACCCAACTATTTTAGATTGATTTAAAACCTGATTCCAAACAAATACCGAAACCAAAATAGGAATAAGTAATGAAAAACGTTGTGCAATATCGGTTTTAATAATACCAACCTGTAAAATTGATTTATTTAATATTAAAAATAAAGTTGGTAATAAAATACCTAATAATGCATAAATAGGTAAATTATCGGCATAGGTTTGTATGGTGTAATAGTTGCTATCAAACAAAAAATAGCAATAAACAATCGCTAATAAATAATTAAAATGAATGATTGAAAAAACAGAAACATTACTATTTTTAGCCCATTTAAACAAAGCTGCAACGCTAACGCTACAAAAAATACTGATAAGTAAATAATACATTTTTAAAAGAGTATTTTAGAAAACGCTTCTGGTGCATTGCTTACATTGGTTGTCCAACTTGATGCAGCATCTTCATCAGCTCCGTCAGAAATAAATTTTAAACATAAAAAATCAATTTCATATTGCTTGGCTACTAATGCTAGGGCGTAAGCTTCCATATCAACAACAGTAAACGGTTTGTTTATTAAATTGGTTTCAAAATTATCGCCTGTGCCACAAATTCCTTGCTCTAAATTAGGTAATTTAATCCCATAATCTAAAATTACAGGTTGATTGGTTAGTGGCGTTTGATACAATTCAAAACCTAATCCGGTAACATCCATATCGCGTTGAATAAATTGCGTACAATTAACAATGGCATATTTTACAAAAGTTGTACTTCCGGCCGTACCTAAATTAATTATAAGTTTAGGTTGATATTTTTGAATGGCTTGAATTACTTTTAAAGTTGCGTTTATTTTACCAATTCCGGTAAATACAAGGTTATAATCATTAAAAAAAGTTCCTGCTTCAGATTCTAAAGCAAAAACAAATAAAATTTCGTTTTTTTCGTATTTTACTGCGTTTATAATCATGGTATAAAATAAAAAAACCGATGAAAAAATCATCGGTTGTTATGCGGAGAAAGAGGGATTCGAACCCCCGGACCTGTTACAGTCAATAGTTTTCAAGACTACCGCAATCGACCACTCTGCCATTTCTCCTTACTTGTAATCGGATGCAAATATAAAACTTTTTTTTAAAATAAAAATTAATTATTCGTAATTACTTTTGGGCTGCTATATTCGCTATTTAAAATTAAAGATAAATCACCGTGTAACTGATTTAAAAAATCGGTAATTAGCTTAATATGACCATTAATTTCTTTAACTACTTCAGCATACGATTTTAGCTCGTAAACATATAAAATTTGAGCTAAATCTTTCTGAATGTTAAGTTTATATTTCTGTGCGAATTCGCTCAAAATATCTTTAATTACCGGTGCATGATCAGAATTGATATAAAAAAATGTTTCGCTTAACTGAATTTTATCTTGTAAATGCGACGGAATATTTTCAGACATTATGTTTACAATACAATCAATAACCGATTTATAGTTTTTAATGGATTTGGATATCAGGCTCTTTTTTTTAAGCCAATCTGTCGATTCTAAGGTTTCAAAATCATCTATTTTTTCTTCAATAAACGAATCTGTTGCGGGAACAATACTCAAAGTTAAGTTGTAATTTTTCATAAGGAATAAAGATTAGATTTTAGGACTCTACAATTTAATTAATTTAATGTTAAAAACAAGAGATTAATTTGAAAAAAACTTATATTTAAGCTCAGCAATTATATTTAATTGAATAATCCCTAAATCTGATGAAAAGAAATTTTATCCTATCTGTTGCAGTATTCGCATTATTTCAGCTTCAAGCCCAAGCTCAAATATTAATTCCACAATCTAGTTCACGCGCTAATAATGAACAAGTTATTGGTTTAACTAAGGTAAAGGTTGATTATGCCCGTCCAAGCATTAAAGGCCGAACCGTTTATGGCGAATTGGTTCCTTACGGAAAAATGTGGAGAACCGGAGCGAATGAAAATACAGTAATTCATTTTTCTACCGATGTACTTTTTGGTGAAGTTCCGGTAAAAAAAGGCAGTTACGCATTATATACATTACCTAAAGCAGATAATTGGGAATTTATTTTATATAAAGATACAAACAATTGGGGGTTACCAGAAAAATGGGATGAAGCCAAAGTTGCAGCCGCGCAACTGCTAAACCAGAAAGCCTTTCTAGAACAGTAGAAAATTTTACAATTGATTTTAATCATATTGATACCAATGGCGCTTCGTTAGAATTAGCTTGGGAAAAAACGATTGTTGCACTAAAAATTTTAGTTCCAACAAATGAAATTGCTATGAAAAGCATAGAAACAACCTTAGCTGGCCCAAATGCAACCGATTATTACGAATCAGCTCAGTACATTTACCAAGCTAATGGCGATTTAAACAAAGCGTTAATATGGGTAAATACAGCTATTGATATGAGCCATAAAGCAAACGAAACTCCGTTTTGGTACTATCGTTTAAAAGCTTTAATACAAGCTAAATTAGGAGATTATCGTGGTGCAGTTGATGCGGCAAACAAATCATTAACAGGTGCAGAAAAAGCAAATAATGCCGAATACATAAAATCTAATACAGATTCTATTAAAGAATGGAGTAAAAAGATATAAAGAAAAAGGAGTTCAAATAGAACTCCTTTTTTATTTAAAATGGTAAATCATTATCATCATTATCCGCATTTGCCTGCGATTCGTTTTGTGGCGCAACCTGATTGTGATTGGTTTCTGTATTTCTTTGTGAATTGGAGTTGGCACTATCTACAAACTCAATTTCACGAACATTACAAATCGGAATTGCAACAGCTTGTCCATCTTTTACATAAGCTTCAGCACCTGCTTTTCCTGTAACCAATAACTTAGTTCCTTTTTTTATATAAGCAGCTAAATTGGGTGATGTGGTATAACGCGTACATCTAAACCATTCGGTGCGCGATTGCTTTACGCCATTAGTATCTTTCCAGCTTTCGGTAACAGCTAAATTAAAACGAATGGCATATCTATTATTTTCAAATTGATGCGTTTCGGCATCGTTTCCTACATTTCCTAACAGAATTAACTGATTCATAAGCTCGAGTATTTTTGGTTTATTTAAAGATACAAAAATTAATACACGGCTTTTAAATTGTTAATAAAATAATTTTCAGGCGAATACGTATATTGCGTTAGTTCAGAAACTAATTCTTTTTTAGGAACATAATCTTTATGCTCGGTTCCGTAATTAATACGAATCATCGCAATAGGCGATTCATACAAATCTTCAAAGTTATTTTTAGCAAATAAAAAATAGTTTGATAAAACGCGCGTATTTAAATGCGTATCCGGATTTACTAACAATTGGCTACAAACATCGTTGGTAGAAATTAACGAAACTATTTTCCCATTTAACAGCTGAATAAAAACTTTAGCATTTTTATCGATGCATTTAGCCGGAATAAAATCGCTATTTGCTTCAATCAATTGCATGTATAAATACAAAACACCACTATCGTTAACCATAGAAAAATTTAGGATTTCTTTGCGGTTGCCAAATATTTTTTCATCCATAATGTATTCTACCGTTTTCTTTACATCAATAGAATCGTTTTTTTCGTGAAAATCAATTTGAGCTTCTTTAAACTTTTCTTGAGCTATGGATTGAAAACCTACAAAAAGTAGAAATAATAAGGCTATTTTTTTCATAATTAAATTTTAGAGCAAATAAGTATTGTTTTTTGTTGATTGCTGGTTGTGGTTGCAAAAGCATAAACCGAACCGCCGTCAGCTATTTTATATTTTTTTCTTAACTCTTCTACCGAAACCGGAAAGTTACGGGTAGTAAGATTCATTTTTTTATTTTTTAAATATTCATTCGCGTTTATCTTCGTAAATTCAAAGCTGTTCTCAACTTTAAAACTTCGTCCCGGAAAATCTGTTACCAAATGATCTGACGTGTACAAATGCGAATGTGCGTGTAATTTAGTTAATTTATATGTATTTGCAATAGCATGAAATAAGCCCGATTTCATTATAGCAGCGTTAGGTTCGTAAACAAATTGTTTAGGTATGCTGTAAACAACTTCAGCATCATCTTGTAAAAGATGCGTAAAAACCTGATTGCCAGATTTACTAATATTTACGGTTTGTACCTCAATAGCGCCATCAAAATTAAGCTCAAGTTCTAATAAAAATTCTTTTACTTCATTTTCTAAAGCAATAATATGTACTTTTTTAACAAACTTTAGTTCAGAAATGGCTAAAGAAATATCTAAAATAGGGGAGTTTTTAATTAAAATAGAATTTGAAAACGTAAAATAATAATCTAAAAGTTCTGGCACGTTTGGCAAGCAATCTTTTAGCATAAAAACTTTACCTTTTATATCGTTTCTGCGCGAAGGATCAACATAAATCCAATCAAAAGTTTCGTTTAAATCTTTTAAAATTTCAGTTGAATCTCCGGTTTTGCAAACCACATGATCTAACCCAAATTCTTTACAATTATGCGCTACAATTTGCGAAAGTTTTTCATTCATTTCACAATGCACCACGCGTTTAAAATATTTTGCAAAATAAAATACATCAACCCCGAAACCGCCCGTTAAATCAATTAACGAATTACCCGAAATAAGTTGTGCTTTATATGCTGCAGTTGCTTCTGACGAAGTTTGCTCGACAGATAATTTACTTGGATAAACAATGGATTGAGCAGCAAACCAAGTAGGTAATTTAGTTTTGCTTTTTTGCTTGGCAACAATCTGATTTAAAACATCGGCCCAAACCAAATCTGGAAACGGATTTTTTGTTAAGGCCAGCTCTGTAATTTGTGCGGTTAGATTTTGGTTTATAAACTTTTGCACCTCGGGGTTTAACAAACGTAAAGGCATTATTTTTTAATTAAATTGGTTAATTGAAACAACATAATGGCTGTTGCCTGAATTACGTTCATGCTGCTGTTTTTACCATACATTTCAATATGTACTTTTTGATTGGCTAAATCTAATAACGATTGCTGAATGCCATTAACTTCGCTACCAATTAATAAATAAATGGGTTGGTTGGTGACTTGTAATTCGGTAAGCAGAATACTATCGTCTGTTATTTCTAAAGCAAGTACCTGTGCCTGATTTTGTTGAATTAATTCGCACACAATCTGTGTGTCTTCAACTAATTCAAAAGGTACAATTCGGTGCGTACTTCTTGATGTTTTATTTATTTTTCGATCAACAAATGGAATGTTTTTTCCGAGTAAAATTATTTTTTCTACGCCATAAGCTTCCGCGATTCGAAACAATGATCCGATATTTTCCTGAAAATACAAATGATCAGAAATAATGGTAATAGGAAAGTTTTGGTGATTAAATTGCGTTTGATTATGTGTTAATTGTTCAGACATATTTAATTGCTAAAAGCGTAATTTATAATATTGGCACCCATTTGCAGCGCAGTTTTACGTACGTTTTCAGGATTGTTATGAATTTCTGGGTTTTCCCAGCCGTCACCCAAATCGGTTTCGTAGGTGTACAAAAGTACAATTCTATTTTTAATTATGATAGCAAATGCTTGGGCAGGTTTGCCATCATGCTCATGAATTTTAGGTAAACCGTTTGGAAACGAAAAGGGCGCTTGAAAAATAGGATGGTTTTTACCCAATTCAACCAACGGTTGATTGGGAAATATTTTGGCAATTTCATTACGAATGTAAACATCCATACCGTAATTATCATCAATATGTAAAAAACCTCCATTTTCTAAATACTTACGTAAATTTTTCATATCTGCATCAGAAAAAGAAACATTTCCATGCCCTGTCATATGCACAAATGGATATGAAAATAGGGCAGTGCTATTTGCCTCAACCGTTGGAATATTTTTTTCAATACGCGTATTAATTTGCGCATTACAAAACTGCACTAAATTAGGTAACGAAGTTGGATTAGCATACCAATCGCCACCGCCATTGTATTTTAACAAAGCAATTTGCTGTGAAAATGCAGTTATAGCTAACATAAAATGCAAGAAAAATAAGGCAAACCTCATAACTATTTTTTTTATAAATATAAAAAAAGGCGAGAAACAACTCGCCTAATTCTTGGTTTATTTTTGATAACTAAATTCTAACGGATTAGAAATGTTTTTTGCTTTATTTTCTGCTTCTTGTGCACGTAATTCTACACGTCTAATTTTTCCGGAAATAGTTTTAGGTAATTCGGTTACAAATTCGATAACGGGGCATTTTATAAGGTGCCAAATGTTCGCGTGAATACGTAAACAATTGATTAGCTAGTTCCTGGTTGGGTTCATACTTTTTATGCGTAGAAAGTACAACAAAAGCTTTAACCTCAAATCCTTTAACCGGATGCGGGGTACCAACAACGGCAGATTCTAGCACGCAATCGTGTTCTAATAAAACCGATTCAACTTCAAACGGACCAATGCGATAATCTGATGCTTTAATTACATCATCATCGCGCCCAATAAACCAAATATATCCATCAGCATCACGATATGCTTTATCTCCGGTATAATATAAGCCGTGTTTAAAAGCTTGTGCTTCACGTTCTTTATCAAACAAATATCCTTTAAAAATGCCGTTAATAGGTTTATCACCATTCATTTTAATACAAATATTTCCTTCTTCGTTATCAGGTAAAATAACACCATTTTCATCAGCAATAACTACATCGTATAAAAACAAAGGTTTACCCATTGATCCGTATTTTAAAGGCGCACCAATTAAATTACCTATAATACAGGTAGATTCGGTTTGTCCAAATCCGTCTCGAATCGTAATTCCGGTTCCTTTTTTCCATTCCTCAATAATTTCAGGATTTAAAGGCTCGCCAGCTGCTACGCATTGTTGCAATGAAAATTGATATTGTTTTAAATCTTCTTGAATAAACAAACGTAAAACGGTTGGTGGCGCACATAAAGTTGTTATTTTATGCTTTTCGATTAATTTTAAGGTAGTTGCTGCATCAAAACGATTTAAGGTATGATATGCAAAAATGGTTGCGCCCATATTCCAAGGAGCAAAAAAACTACTCCAAGCAAATTTAGCCCAACCGGGTTGCGATATGTTATAATGAATATCAGAATTATTTAATCCAATCCACGCTGTGGTGGTTAAATGCCCTAAAGTTAAACTTTGATGTGTATGACAAACAATTTTAGGTAATCCGGTTGTGCCCGAGGTGAAAAATAAAAATAATGTATCATCTGGATTGTTAGCTGCGCCAGATGCATTAGTTGATTCTTTTTCGATATCTGCTAACGAATACCAACCAGGGCAAGTACCTTCGGCAATGATTTTAACAGGAATTTGTTTTCCTAAAATTTGTTCTGCCTCTTCAGTTTTAAATGCGTTTTCCTGATCTGCAAAAACAATCTTTGGAAACGTTTTCTCGAATCGGTAAACCAAGTCTTTTGTTCCTAGAATAGATGCTGCAGGAATCATCTGAAAACCACCTTTAATATTTGCTAAAATAGCAACCCAACTTATGGGCTGTAACATTATTTGGGTTAAAACAACATCACCTTTTTTAATGCCTTTATTGGCTAAAAAGTTAAGTAATTGATTGGTCCAACTGGCTAATTGTAAAAAAGAATATTCTTTTACATCGGTTCCGTCAGTCCATAATAAGGCCGTTTTATTTGGATGATTTTGGGTATGAATTCCTTCAAAAACATCTACAACCCAATTCATTTTATTCGGTTTTGTTAACTTATAATTTTGTAACGCGGAGTATTGTTTGTCTGCTAGCAGTTTGGTAACTTCTGTAAATAACGTTTTCATATTTATTTAATGTTTTCTGAGATTGTTGTTTACACAAGTTAAACAATTTGTATGGGAACTTATTCAATATCAACTATTTTTACGAAAATTTAAGTTGATTAATAAAAAACATATTTTTAAATGCAGTTAAAGCAAATTTTAGTTTATATTTAATATTTAAAATTCAATCATGCGCGTATCAAATATATTTTTAACGGTAGATATTGTTTTATTTAAAAAGCAAAATACAGCTACAAAAGTTTTATTAATTAAACGTAAAAACGAACCTTTTAAAGATTGCTGGGCATTACCTGGTGGATTTGTTGATCAGGATGAAGATTTACATGCAGCAGCTTTACGTGAGTTAGAAGAAGAAACCAGTATAAAACTAACTGCATTAAAGCAATTAGGTGCTTTTGGAACGCCAAAACGAGATCCGCGCAGCCATGTAGTAAGCGTTGCTTATTTTGCGTATGTTGCTACAGATACAACCGCGGTTGCTCAAGATGATGCTAAAGATGTAGCTTGGTTTGATTTAGAAAATTTACCCGAAATTGCTTTTGATCATGCCGATATTTTAAAATTAGCTTGCAGCCGATATTTATAAACAAAAAGGAGAACTTAAAGTTCTCCTTTTCTTGATGTATTGATTTATCGTTAAACATTGTATTTATTGAAAAACATCAATAAATATAGGATGTTAAGTGATTTTTAAACAGTTTGTTTTTGCAATAAATATCACTAAATAACATTAGATATTAATTCACCGTACAATAATCATACAAATTGTTTGTAATTTGTATTTTTGTATAAACAACAATATTTATGGCTACGGTTAACTTCTTATATCGATCTAAGTTAGATTCGGCTAATCTTACTGCACGCTTACTATTCAGGCACGAAGGTAAGGATTATACTTTTGATGCTTTAATTAGAAAAAAAGTCACTTTAGAATTTTGGAAAAAACGAAACAAAAAAATTAGAGATGTAAACTTTAATAATCTTCAAAATGAAATAAACAATGAACTAAGTGAGGTTAGAACTCATGTTTTAAAAGAATTCGATAGTGTTTTTTATTCTAATCAAGAATTGCTGACAAGTATTATTAACAAACAGTGGTTGATAAATGTTGTATCATCATACTATAGT
This genomic window from Flavobacterium agricola contains:
- a CDS encoding acyl-CoA synthetase, giving the protein MKTLFTEVTKLLADKQYSALQNYKLTKPNKMNWVVDVFEGIHTQNHPNKTALLWTDGTDVKEYSFLQLASWTNQLLNFLANKGIKKGDVVLTQIMLQPISWVAILANIKGGFQMIPAASILGTKDLVYRFEKTFPKIVFADQENAFKTEEAEQILGKQIPVKIIAEGTCPGWYSLADIEKESTNASGAANNPDDTLFLFFTSGTTGLPKIVCHTHQSLTLGHLTTTAWIGLNNSDIHYNISQPGWAKFAWSSFFAPWNMGATIFAYHTLNRFDAATTLKLIEKHKITTLCAPPTVLRLFIQEDLKQYQFSLQQCVAAGEPLNPEIIEEWKKGTGITIRDGFGQTESTCIIGNLIGAPLKYGSMGKPLFLYDVVIADENGVILPDNEEGNICIKMNGDKPINGIFKGYLFDKEREAQAFKHGLYYTGDKAYRDADGYIWFIGRDDDVIKASDYRIGPFEVESVLLEHDCVLESAVVGTPHPVKGFEVKAFVVLSTHKKYEPNQELANQLFTYSREHLAPYKMPRYRICNRIT
- a CDS encoding NUDIX hydrolase: MRVSNIFLTVDIVLFKKQNTATKVLLIKRKNEPFKDCWALPGGFVDQDEDLHAAALRELEEETSIKLTALKQLGAFGTPKRDPRSHVVSVAYFAYVATDTTAVAQDDAKDVAWFDLENLPEIAFDHADILKLACSRYL